The following coding sequences lie in one bacterium genomic window:
- a CDS encoding proton-conducting transporter membrane subunit, protein MLIFLPVIVPIIISFLIFLCGEKRYTLRYIFLFIASIFDFAVVVFIMPLVLKQSLPPFILLQTTFFNLGFKVDVFSILLAMVVTFLWIFTNSYSIGYMGKSHSLRRYYTSLSFCEGAAIGIIFAADLFTLFVFYELLTISVFPLVIHEETEEASRSGIMYLVYTLSGGAMILFGCFITHSLTAGQIEFTPGGIPGLAGQNKAVLYLLFILFTAGFGVKGALVPLHAWLPRAMVAPTPISALLHAVAVVNVGTYGLIRMIYDIFGKDLFLKLHLNTVLALGCVVTILGAAVIALRQRQLKKLLAYSTINQLGYVVLGAASLNYYTLTGGLVHIMYHSIMKISLFYAVGMIITFKGKTRISQLSEISKEMPVTMACFVIGALGIVGLPPMAGWISKWNLVKGHLLINEPVLAIVFLINTVIELAYFLPPILYAYFGVREEITALAEKTLLQEKGGLEAPLNMLLPLVVVTILSFTFGFIGSLPYVLSHKAAAELLMLK, encoded by the coding sequence ATGCTTATTTTTTTGCCGGTAATTGTCCCTATTATAATTTCATTTTTGATATTCCTTTGCGGTGAAAAAAGATACACACTGCGTTATATTTTTCTGTTTATCGCCAGCATATTTGATTTTGCAGTGGTTGTTTTCATTATGCCTCTGGTTTTGAAACAAAGCCTTCCGCCGTTTATCCTTCTACAAACAACCTTTTTTAATTTAGGCTTTAAGGTTGATGTATTTTCTATTCTTCTTGCTATGGTGGTGACTTTTTTATGGATATTTACCAACTCATATTCTATCGGTTATATGGGAAAAAGCCATAGTTTAAGACGTTATTACACATCCTTATCATTTTGTGAAGGCGCTGCTATAGGGATAATATTTGCGGCGGATCTTTTTACCCTTTTTGTGTTTTATGAATTATTGACAATAAGTGTATTCCCATTGGTTATCCATGAAGAAACAGAAGAAGCGTCAAGGTCAGGAATAATGTATCTGGTATATACATTATCCGGCGGGGCAATGATTCTTTTTGGTTGTTTTATTACCCATAGCCTGACGGCCGGGCAGATTGAATTTACTCCAGGCGGAATTCCGGGTTTAGCCGGACAGAATAAAGCAGTGCTTTATCTCCTTTTTATTCTATTTACAGCCGGTTTTGGCGTTAAAGGTGCGCTTGTTCCATTACATGCATGGCTTCCCCGGGCCATGGTTGCGCCGACTCCAATCAGCGCCCTGCTTCATGCCGTGGCGGTTGTTAATGTCGGCACTTACGGGCTTATCAGAATGATTTATGATATATTCGGTAAAGACTTATTCCTTAAACTGCATTTAAATACTGTGCTTGCGCTTGGCTGTGTGGTTACTATTTTAGGTGCGGCTGTCATTGCATTAAGACAGCGGCAATTGAAAAAACTTTTAGCCTATTCGACTATTAACCAGCTCGGTTATGTTGTTCTCGGTGCGGCATCACTTAATTATTACACACTTACAGGCGGATTGGTTCATATTATGTACCATTCAATTATGAAAATCAGTTTATTTTACGCTGTAGGAATGATTATCACTTTTAAAGGAAAAACCAGGATTTCGCAATTATCAGAAATCTCAAAAGAAATGCCTGTCACTATGGCCTGTTTTGTAATTGGCGCACTTGGCATTGTCGGGCTTCCGCCTATGGCAGGATGGATAAGCAAGTGGAACCTGGTTAAGGGGCATCTTTTAATTAATGAACCGGTTCTTGCCATAGTCTTTTTAATTAATACGGTTATAGAACTTGCTTATTTTCTCCCGCCGATACTTTATGCCTATTTTGGCGTTAGGGAAGAAATTACAGCACTGGCGGAAAAAACACTATTGCAGGAAAAAGGGGGCCTGGAAGCCCCGTTAAATATGCTGCTGCCTTTGGTTGTGGTTACAATTTTGTCATTTACATTCGGATTTATAGGCTCACTGCCTTACGTTTTGTCGCATAAGGCGGCGGCAGAGTTATTGATGTTAAAATGA